A section of the Diabrotica virgifera virgifera chromosome 8, PGI_DIABVI_V3a genome encodes:
- the LOC114327798 gene encoding methionine aminopeptidase 1 isoform X2 produces the protein MSRYFYTLLNYIKGENVDGKKEDSYNPWPSYSYTGKLRPFPQSAKRTVPPQIQRPDYADHPQGYPLSEQAVKGSGLIKVLDDEEIEGVKVASRLGREVIDEAARVCDVGVTTDEIDRIVHEACIERDCYPSPLNYYEFPASCCTSVNEVICHGIPDSRPLVDGDLCNVDVTVYHRGFHGDLNETFFVGNVSEKHKNLVKVTHECLMKAIDIVKPGEKYREIGNIIQKHAQSHGYQVVRSYCGHGIHRLFHTAPNVPHYAKNRAIGVMKPGHCFTIEPMISEGTWRDEMWPDKWTAVTADGQWSAQFEQTLLVNETGCEILTRRREKNGQPHFMDKF, from the exons ATGTCAAGatatttttacacacttttaaattatataa AAGGAGAAAATGTAGATGGAAAGAAAGAAGATTCCTACAATCCTTGGCCCAGTTATTCGTACACAGGGAAGTTGAGACCTTTTCCACAATCAGCCAAAAGAACTGTACCACCTCAGATTCAAAGACCAGATTATGCGGATCACCCACAAGGATATCCTCTTAGTGAACAAGCTGTCAAAGGTTCTGGACTCATTAAAGTGTTGGATGATGAAGAAATTGAGG GCGTTAAAGTAGCTAGCAGACTAGGCAGAGAAGTCATAGATGAAGCTGCAAGAGTATGTGATGTTGGAGTAACTACTGATGAAATTGATAGAATAGTACATGAGGCTTGCATTGAACGTGATTGTTATCCATCTCCTCTAAATTATTATGAATTCCCAGCATCGTGCTGTACATCTGTCAATGAAGTTATTTGTCATGGAATTCCTGATAGTAGACCACTTGTGGATGGCGATTTATGCAATGTAGATGTCACTGTTTATCACAGAGGCTTCCATGGTGACTTGAATGAGACTTTCTTTGTGGGAAATGTCAGTGAGAAGCATAAAAACTTAGTAAAG GTTACTCACGAATGTCTAATGAAAGCTATAGATATTGTTAAACCAGGAGAAAAATATAGAGAAATAGGTAATATCATTCAAAAGCATGCCCAAAGCCATGGCTATCAGGTGGTTAGGAGCTACTGTGGTCATGGGATCCATAGGTTATTCCATACAGCACCCAATGTACCCCATTATGCAA AAAACAGAGCTATTGGTGTGATGAAACCAGGCCATTGCTTTACAATCGAACCAATGATATCAGAAGGTACTTGGCGTGATGAAATGTGGCCCGACAAATGGACAGCAGTCACTGCCGATGGCCAATGGTCAGCCCAATTTGAACAAACACTCTTAGTCAATGAAACAGGCTGTGAAATTTTGACACGGCGAAGGGAAAAGAATGGACAACCTCACTTTATGGACAAATTTTAG
- the LOC114327798 gene encoding methionine aminopeptidase 1 isoform X1 translates to MASLGQCETPGCLNPAKLQCPTCIKLGIPGSIFCSQECFKSNWKTHKIIHSLAKGENVDGKKEDSYNPWPSYSYTGKLRPFPQSAKRTVPPQIQRPDYADHPQGYPLSEQAVKGSGLIKVLDDEEIEGVKVASRLGREVIDEAARVCDVGVTTDEIDRIVHEACIERDCYPSPLNYYEFPASCCTSVNEVICHGIPDSRPLVDGDLCNVDVTVYHRGFHGDLNETFFVGNVSEKHKNLVKVTHECLMKAIDIVKPGEKYREIGNIIQKHAQSHGYQVVRSYCGHGIHRLFHTAPNVPHYAKNRAIGVMKPGHCFTIEPMISEGTWRDEMWPDKWTAVTADGQWSAQFEQTLLVNETGCEILTRRREKNGQPHFMDKF, encoded by the exons atggCAAGTTTGGGTCAATGTGAAACACCAGGTTGTTTAAATCCGGCAAAATTACAATGCCCTACTTGCATTAAACTGGGAATCCCGGGCTCCATATTTTGTTCACAAGAATGCTTCAAGAGTAATTGGAAAACTCACAAAATTATCCACTCTTTAGCCA AAGGAGAAAATGTAGATGGAAAGAAAGAAGATTCCTACAATCCTTGGCCCAGTTATTCGTACACAGGGAAGTTGAGACCTTTTCCACAATCAGCCAAAAGAACTGTACCACCTCAGATTCAAAGACCAGATTATGCGGATCACCCACAAGGATATCCTCTTAGTGAACAAGCTGTCAAAGGTTCTGGACTCATTAAAGTGTTGGATGATGAAGAAATTGAGG GCGTTAAAGTAGCTAGCAGACTAGGCAGAGAAGTCATAGATGAAGCTGCAAGAGTATGTGATGTTGGAGTAACTACTGATGAAATTGATAGAATAGTACATGAGGCTTGCATTGAACGTGATTGTTATCCATCTCCTCTAAATTATTATGAATTCCCAGCATCGTGCTGTACATCTGTCAATGAAGTTATTTGTCATGGAATTCCTGATAGTAGACCACTTGTGGATGGCGATTTATGCAATGTAGATGTCACTGTTTATCACAGAGGCTTCCATGGTGACTTGAATGAGACTTTCTTTGTGGGAAATGTCAGTGAGAAGCATAAAAACTTAGTAAAG GTTACTCACGAATGTCTAATGAAAGCTATAGATATTGTTAAACCAGGAGAAAAATATAGAGAAATAGGTAATATCATTCAAAAGCATGCCCAAAGCCATGGCTATCAGGTGGTTAGGAGCTACTGTGGTCATGGGATCCATAGGTTATTCCATACAGCACCCAATGTACCCCATTATGCAA AAAACAGAGCTATTGGTGTGATGAAACCAGGCCATTGCTTTACAATCGAACCAATGATATCAGAAGGTACTTGGCGTGATGAAATGTGGCCCGACAAATGGACAGCAGTCACTGCCGATGGCCAATGGTCAGCCCAATTTGAACAAACACTCTTAGTCAATGAAACAGGCTGTGAAATTTTGACACGGCGAAGGGAAAAGAATGGACAACCTCACTTTATGGACAAATTTTAG